One Williamwhitmania sp. genomic window carries:
- a CDS encoding SurA N-terminal domain-containing protein, which translates to MATLQKLRNKAGVLVASVIGLSLLAFILSDFLSSGKALFSKQDNMVGQIAGENISYQDYLALVTQLEDNQKANTNQTSVPEAQMQQLRDYAWKSLVEKYTIQKEIAKVGVSISPEELFDLVQGKNPSPLVSQYFTNPKTGEFDRNGVINFLKNMESNPKAKQAWLALEKEIIKSQLQNKYQTLIAKGMYVTSLQAKEAVNDLDHKVSFTYIGKPYTSISDSSITVSESEVKDYYKAHQSSYQQTASRDIDYLVFPIVPSQEDYAKAKETVDKLAPEFKAAADPMQFVTLNSQRDDDNHFYKPAELDGQVAEFVKTAKKEDMLGPIFENDIYKIYRLVDSKMIPDSVKARQIVIRPDQNTQDAYNSAKSLADSLMAVIKKGGNFADIARKYSADNQTSANGGEIGWFKEIDKNPIVAACFNAKKGEVVSVEAQDGIHILQVEDKGPEVKKYQLATVEIDVVPSDRTYQDIYSNASKFVAEYNSFDKFEKASNEPKYAQEKRVANNIKENDKTIAGLDKPRDIIRWAFKSEKGDVSPVFELGDQFVVATLTAVREEGTTPLESVKNEIEYQVKKEKKGDLLAKQLLEASNGVTSIEALASKLNLTPMDAANISFSSYVVPGAGIEPKLIAAVSIAEKDQMSKPVIGSNAVYMFKINQVNNDSTMTVKDAQQRLMMMFGNFAYRSAAQAIEDAAHIKDKRSKFF; encoded by the coding sequence ATGGCTACACTACAAAAACTCAGGAACAAAGCTGGCGTGCTCGTTGCCTCAGTTATTGGTCTTTCTCTTCTCGCATTTATCCTTAGTGACTTTTTAAGTTCTGGGAAAGCGCTATTCTCCAAACAGGACAACATGGTTGGTCAAATTGCTGGAGAAAACATTTCCTACCAAGATTATCTAGCCTTGGTTACTCAACTTGAAGATAATCAAAAGGCAAATACTAACCAAACCAGCGTTCCCGAAGCTCAAATGCAACAGCTCCGCGATTATGCATGGAAATCATTGGTAGAAAAGTACACCATCCAAAAGGAGATTGCAAAAGTTGGTGTATCCATCTCCCCCGAAGAGTTGTTTGACCTCGTGCAGGGAAAAAATCCTTCTCCACTGGTAAGTCAATACTTTACCAATCCAAAAACTGGTGAGTTTGATAGAAACGGAGTAATTAATTTTCTGAAGAACATGGAGTCCAACCCGAAGGCAAAACAGGCTTGGCTGGCTCTTGAGAAGGAGATTATCAAGTCACAACTGCAGAATAAATACCAAACCCTAATAGCCAAGGGCATGTACGTTACAAGCCTGCAAGCCAAGGAGGCGGTCAACGATTTGGATCACAAAGTTTCTTTCACGTATATCGGCAAACCGTATACCTCCATTTCGGATTCTTCCATTACTGTTTCGGAGAGCGAGGTAAAAGATTACTACAAGGCTCACCAGAGTTCATATCAACAAACCGCCTCAAGAGATATCGACTATCTTGTTTTTCCAATTGTTCCGTCACAGGAGGACTATGCAAAGGCAAAAGAGACGGTTGACAAGCTTGCACCTGAATTTAAGGCTGCTGCAGATCCTATGCAATTTGTAACCCTCAACTCTCAAAGAGATGATGACAATCACTTCTACAAACCAGCTGAACTGGATGGACAAGTTGCAGAATTTGTAAAAACTGCCAAGAAAGAGGACATGCTCGGCCCTATTTTCGAGAACGATATCTATAAGATTTATCGTCTTGTAGATTCAAAAATGATTCCTGACTCCGTTAAGGCTCGCCAAATTGTTATTCGACCAGACCAGAATACGCAAGATGCTTACAATAGCGCAAAATCCCTAGCCGATAGCCTCATGGCAGTGATTAAAAAGGGTGGAAACTTTGCCGACATAGCTAGAAAATATTCTGCCGATAATCAAACCTCTGCAAACGGTGGTGAAATTGGATGGTTTAAGGAAATTGACAAGAACCCCATTGTTGCTGCTTGTTTTAATGCCAAGAAGGGTGAGGTTGTTTCGGTGGAGGCGCAGGATGGAATCCACATTCTTCAGGTTGAAGATAAGGGCCCAGAAGTGAAGAAATACCAACTTGCCACAGTTGAAATTGATGTAGTGCCTAGCGACCGTACCTATCAGGACATCTATTCCAATGCAAGTAAGTTTGTTGCCGAGTATAACTCCTTCGACAAATTTGAGAAGGCAAGTAACGAGCCCAAATACGCCCAAGAAAAACGCGTTGCCAATAATATTAAGGAAAATGACAAGACCATTGCTGGTCTTGATAAACCAAGAGATATTATTCGGTGGGCCTTCAAGTCAGAAAAGGGTGATGTTTCCCCTGTATTTGAGCTAGGCGACCAATTTGTGGTTGCAACCCTCACCGCAGTTAGAGAAGAGGGAACAACCCCGCTTGAATCGGTAAAAAACGAAATTGAATATCAGGTGAAGAAGGAAAAGAAAGGTGATCTACTTGCTAAGCAGCTGCTAGAGGCTTCCAACGGTGTAACCAGCATTGAAGCGCTTGCCTCCAAGCTTAACCTTACGCCAATGGATGCTGCCAACATTTCTTTTTCTTCCTACGTTGTTCCTGGCGCAGGAATTGAACCCAAGCTAATAGCAGCAGTAAGTATTGCCGAAAAGGATCAGATGTCGAAGCCGGTAATTGGATCGAACGCCGTTTACATGTTCAAAATTAACCAGGTAAACAACGATTCCACTATGACAGTGAAGGATGCCCAACAACGACTAATGATGATGTTTGGCAACTTTGCTTATAGGTCAGCAGCACAAGCAATTGAAGATGCTGCTCACATAAAAGATAAACGTTCGAAATTCTTTTAG
- a CDS encoding GatB/YqeY domain-containing protein: MSLEEIINKAIKEAMLAKQKERLEALRAVKNGVILLKTEKGIQYVVTPDDELKMLQKQVKQRKESAEIYTQQNRPELAEKELFEAKVIEEFLPAQISPEELDKAVKEIIARVGAQTAKDMGKVMGIASKELAGKAEGRAISELVKRLLS, from the coding sequence ATGAGTTTAGAGGAAATAATCAATAAAGCCATCAAGGAGGCGATGCTTGCAAAGCAGAAAGAGCGTCTTGAAGCTTTACGCGCGGTAAAAAACGGTGTAATTTTGCTGAAAACAGAAAAGGGAATTCAGTATGTTGTTACCCCCGACGATGAGTTAAAGATGCTACAGAAGCAAGTAAAGCAGAGGAAGGAATCAGCCGAAATATACACTCAGCAAAACCGACCAGAACTTGCGGAAAAGGAGCTCTTTGAAGCAAAAGTTATTGAGGAGTTTTTGCCCGCTCAAATCTCTCCAGAGGAGCTCGATAAGGCCGTAAAGGAAATTATAGCCCGCGTGGGTGCTCAAACGGCTAAAGATATGGGAAAAGTAATGGGTATTGCTAGCAAAGAACTGGCTGGGAAGGCCGAGGGTAGAGCCATTTCAGAGTTGGTAAAGAGGCTACTTTCTTAG
- the ftsZ gene encoding cell division protein FtsZ translates to MAEDLINFDLAPSGPSIIKVIGVGGGGSNAVNHMFRQGIKDVDFVVCNTDAQALAISPIPIKIQLGESLTQGLGAGNKPDVGKQAAIENLESIERVLSKHTKMVFITAGMGGGTGTGAAPIIAKAAKDMGILTVAIVTIPFRFEGKRRIAQALDGIAEIQQHVDSLLVINNEKIREIYGDLPVSAAFSKADDVLTVGAKGIAEIITVSGYINVDFADVQTIMTNSGVAIMGSGRASGENRAVRAIEAALASPLLNNNDISGARNILLNITSGTKEVTMDEISQITEYIHGSAGNELDLIWGNGVDASLEDEVNVTIIATGFATSSIPELYTRQPKTVDVITLEGEKHTLTEAKVGTTITFERDNVRQAALDFSINNDVFEEDGFVVKTLTEDLLADSGKARPVSKTPSGPIHKSELSVEQAEKEPAYVRKNVVLEDKEYSKTESVSKYTLSEDNELPLKPNNSYLHDQVD, encoded by the coding sequence ATGGCTGAGGACTTAATTAATTTCGATCTTGCACCATCTGGTCCGTCAATCATTAAGGTAATTGGCGTTGGAGGAGGTGGAAGTAATGCCGTAAACCACATGTTTCGGCAGGGGATAAAGGATGTGGATTTTGTGGTGTGCAATACCGATGCTCAGGCTTTAGCCATTAGTCCTATTCCTATTAAAATCCAGCTTGGTGAGAGCCTTACTCAGGGATTGGGGGCAGGCAATAAACCCGATGTAGGCAAGCAGGCCGCCATTGAGAATCTTGAAAGTATTGAGCGGGTGCTCTCCAAGCACACCAAGATGGTATTTATTACCGCTGGAATGGGTGGCGGCACTGGAACAGGTGCTGCTCCAATAATTGCAAAGGCGGCCAAGGACATGGGCATTCTCACTGTTGCCATTGTTACCATTCCCTTCCGATTTGAAGGGAAACGCAGGATAGCCCAAGCCCTCGACGGAATTGCCGAAATACAGCAACACGTTGATTCTCTGCTGGTAATTAACAACGAGAAGATACGGGAGATATATGGTGATTTGCCAGTGTCTGCTGCATTTTCCAAGGCCGATGATGTGTTGACGGTTGGTGCAAAGGGTATTGCTGAAATCATTACGGTGAGCGGCTATATCAACGTGGACTTTGCCGATGTGCAAACTATTATGACAAACTCCGGAGTTGCAATTATGGGTTCCGGACGAGCTTCGGGTGAGAACAGAGCTGTAAGAGCAATTGAGGCTGCGCTGGCATCACCTTTGCTAAACAACAACGATATATCCGGAGCTAGAAATATCCTGCTCAACATCACCTCCGGCACCAAGGAGGTTACCATGGACGAGATAAGCCAAATTACCGAGTACATCCATGGGTCTGCAGGCAATGAGCTTGACCTAATATGGGGCAATGGTGTTGATGCAAGCCTTGAGGATGAGGTGAACGTAACCATTATTGCCACAGGATTTGCTACAAGTAGCATACCTGAGCTATATACCCGCCAACCCAAAACGGTGGACGTAATAACGCTGGAAGGCGAGAAGCACACGCTGACCGAAGCTAAAGTTGGAACGACTATTACCTTCGAAAGGGATAACGTTCGTCAAGCAGCCTTAGATTTTAGCATTAACAATGACGTATTTGAGGAAGATGGATTTGTGGTTAAAACGTTAACCGAGGATTTACTCGCCGATTCTGGAAAGGCTCGGCCGGTTTCAAAAACGCCTAGTGGTCCTATTCACAAGTCGGAACTATCGGTAGAGCAAGCCGAAAAGGAACCAGCCTATGTAAGGAAGAATGTTGTTCTTGAGGATAAGGAATACTCCAAAACAGAATCGGTTTCGAAGTATACTCTTTCCGAAGATAACGAGTTGCCATTGAAACCAAACAATTCGTACCTTCACGATCAAGTTGACTAA
- the ftsA gene encoding cell division protein FtsA: protein MTHKNEYVAAIDLGTTKVVALVGKKTRSGKLHILAYSKAESKGIKRGVVLNIEETVNAIQQTVEEVQLKSGIIFDEVFVGIAGQHIKSIRNRGYINRDSLENEIKKEDIQALILDMQKIPLDAGEEIIHIIPQSFMVDNESGVKNPVGMTGRRLEANFHIVIGQIASAKNIEKCINRVGLKVRELILEPLASAAAVLTDDEKEAGVALVDIGGGTTDLAVYYDGVVRHTAVIPFGGNVITNDIKEGCSILLRQAEALKVQFGSALGDLAPEDKIVSIPGISGREPKEISFRTLAYIIQSRMEEIIDAVMFEIESSGVADKLSAGVVITGGGSLLRHLPQLIKFKTGMDVRIGKPNEHLSADSGEEINQPLFSTGVGLVLKGFENYGENPRFEDTEESAKLPLGEQVKVAEEKMAVGSEEKRSRSQSKKSGILDNMKKRFTEIFEENDSEM, encoded by the coding sequence ATGACACACAAAAATGAGTACGTAGCAGCAATTGATTTGGGAACCACCAAGGTGGTTGCCTTGGTGGGCAAGAAAACCCGAAGTGGAAAGTTACATATTTTGGCTTACAGTAAGGCTGAGTCGAAAGGTATCAAGCGGGGGGTTGTTCTAAATATTGAGGAAACAGTTAATGCTATCCAGCAAACGGTGGAGGAAGTTCAGCTTAAGTCGGGAATTATTTTCGATGAGGTGTTTGTTGGAATTGCTGGGCAGCACATAAAGAGCATACGAAACCGGGGCTATATAAACCGCGACTCGCTAGAGAATGAGATAAAGAAGGAGGATATCCAGGCGCTTATCCTCGATATGCAAAAAATTCCACTCGATGCAGGAGAGGAGATTATCCACATAATTCCCCAGAGTTTCATGGTCGATAATGAGTCGGGAGTGAAGAATCCGGTGGGCATGACCGGGCGTCGGTTGGAGGCCAACTTCCACATTGTTATTGGCCAAATTGCCTCGGCAAAAAATATCGAGAAGTGCATCAACCGGGTAGGCCTTAAGGTGCGCGAATTGATTCTTGAGCCTTTGGCTTCTGCCGCGGCGGTGCTTACCGATGATGAGAAGGAGGCTGGAGTAGCACTTGTGGATATTGGGGGTGGCACTACCGACCTTGCTGTATATTACGATGGCGTTGTGCGACATACCGCCGTTATTCCATTTGGTGGGAATGTAATTACCAACGACATTAAGGAGGGTTGCTCCATCTTACTCCGTCAGGCCGAGGCATTGAAGGTTCAGTTTGGATCGGCTTTGGGTGACCTTGCTCCTGAGGATAAAATTGTTTCTATCCCTGGCATAAGCGGAAGGGAACCCAAGGAGATAAGTTTCCGCACACTGGCATACATTATTCAGAGTAGGATGGAGGAGATTATTGATGCCGTTATGTTTGAGATTGAGAGTAGCGGAGTGGCCGATAAGTTGAGTGCTGGTGTGGTTATCACCGGTGGTGGATCGTTATTGCGTCATCTTCCACAGCTCATTAAGTTTAAAACGGGTATGGATGTCCGGATTGGAAAGCCCAACGAACACCTTTCGGCAGATTCAGGTGAAGAGATTAATCAACCTTTATTCTCCACGGGTGTTGGATTAGTTCTAAAAGGGTTTGAAAACTACGGTGAAAATCCTCGTTTTGAAGATACGGAGGAATCCGCTAAACTACCATTAGGTGAACAAGTGAAAGTAGCGGAAGAAAAAATGGCAGTTGGTAGCGAGGAAAAGAGAAGTAGATCTCAATCCAAAAAGAGTGGCATTTTGGACAACATGAAAAAAAGATTTACCGAGATTTTTGAGGAAAACGACTCGGAAATGTAA